Proteins found in one Onychomys torridus chromosome 21, mOncTor1.1, whole genome shotgun sequence genomic segment:
- the Zfp36l2 gene encoding LOW QUALITY PROTEIN: mRNA decay activator protein ZFP36L2 (The sequence of the model RefSeq protein was modified relative to this genomic sequence to represent the inferred CDS: deleted 1 base in 1 codon), which translates to MSTTLLSAFYDIDFLCKTEKSLANLNLNNMLDKKAVGTPVAAANSSSFTPGFLRRHSASNLHALAHPAPSPGSCSPKFPGAPNGSSCGPAGAGGPASYGQLKEPSGGSGTALVNKESKFRDRSFSENGERSQHLLHLQQQQQKGGSGSQINSTRYKTELCRPFEESGTCKYGEKCQFAHGFHELRSLTRHPKYKTELCRTFHTIGFCPYGPRCHFIHNAEERRPAPSGGASGDLRAFGARDALHLGFAREPRPKLHHSLSFSGFPSGHHQPPGGLESPLLLDSPTSRTPPPPSSSASSCSSSASSCSSTSAASTPSGAPTCCASAAAAAAAALLYGPGSAEDLLPPGAPCATCSATSCANNAFAFGPELSSLITPLAIQTHSFAAAAAAYYRSQQQGLAGPAPTPAAPAPPSPPFGFQLPRRLSESPVFDAPPSPPDSLSDRDSYLSGSLSSGSLSGSESPSLDPGRRLPIFSRLSISDD; encoded by the exons atgtcgaCCACACTGCTGTCCGCCTTCTACGATATCGACTTCTTGTGCAAG ACGGAGAAATCCCTGGCCAACCTCAATCTGAACAACATGCTGGACAAGAAGGCGGTGGGGACGCCCGTGGCTGCTGCCAACAGCTCGAGCTTCACGCCGGGCTTCCTGCGACGCCACTCGGCCAGCAACCTCCACGCGCTCGCCCACCCCGCGCCCAGCCCGGGCAGCTGCTCGCCCAAGTTCCCCGGCGCCCCCAACGGCAGCAGCTGCGGCCCGGCAGGCGCGGGCGGCCCGGCCTCCTACGGCCAGCTCAAGGAGCCTTCGGGGGGCAGCGGCACCGCTCTGGTCAACAAGGAGAGCAAATTCCGGGACCGCTCGTTCAGCGAGAACGGCGAGCGCAGCCAGCACCTCCTgcacctgcagcagcagcagcagaaggggGGCAGCGGCTCCCAGATCAACTCCACGCGCTACAAGACCGAGCTGTGCCGACCCTTCGAGGAGAGCGGCACGTGCAAGTACGGCGAGAAGTGCCAGTTCGCGCACGGCTTCCACGAGCTGCGCAGCCTCACTCGGCACCCCAAGTACAAGACGGAGCTGTGCCGCACCTTCCACACCATCGGCTTCTGCCCCTACGGCCCGCGCTGCCATTTCATCCACAACGCCGAGGAGCGGCGGCCCGCGCCGTCGGGGGGCGCCTCGGGGGACCTGCGGGCGTTTGGCGCGCGCGACGCGCTGCACCTGGGCTTTGCCCGGGAGCCGCGGCCCAAGCTGCATCACAGCCTCAGTTTCTCGGGCTTCCCGTCGGGTCACCACCAGCCCCCGGGGGGTCTGGAGTCGCCGCTGCTGCTCGACAGCCCCACGTCGCGCACGCCGCCACCGCCCTCCTCCTCggcctcctcctgttcctcctccgcctcttcctgctcctccacgTCGGCCGCATCCACGCCCTCGGGCGCCCCGACGTGCTGCgcctcggcggcggcggcggcggccgccgCGCTGCTCTACGGT CCGGGGAGCGCCGAGGACCTGCTGCCCCCCGGAGCCCCGTGCGCCACCTGCTCGGCCACGTCGTGTGCCAACAACGCCTTCGCCTTCGGCCCGGAGCTGAGCAGCCTCATCACGCCGCTTGCCATCCAGACCCACAGCTTcgccgccgcggccgccgcctACTACCGCAGCCAGCAGCAGGGCCTGGCCGGCCCCGCGCCGACCCCCGCGGCCCCCGCGCCGCCCTCGCCGCCCTTCGGCTTCCAGCTGCCGCGCCGTCTGTCCGAGTCGCCCGTGTTCGACGCGCCCCCCAGCCCCCCGGACTCGCTGTCGGACCGCGACAGCTACCTGAGCGGCTCGCTGAGCTCGGGCAGCCTCAGCGGCTCCGAGTCCCCCAGCCTGGATCCCGGCCGCCGCCTGCCCATCTTCAGCCGCCTCTCCATCTCCGACGACTGA